From a region of the Deltaproteobacteria bacterium HGW-Deltaproteobacteria-18 genome:
- a CDS encoding excinuclease ABC subunit A — MIISFKCELTERLSKGANCRRYANIAAVARRKLRQLEIAGRLDDLRIPPGNRLEALKGDRAGQHSIRINDQFRVCFRWTEAGAEDVEIVDYH; from the coding sequence GTGATCATCTCCTTCAAGTGCGAACTCACGGAACGGCTTTCCAAAGGGGCCAATTGCCGGCGCTACGCCAACATCGCCGCAGTCGCCCGCCGCAAGCTCCGGCAGTTGGAGATCGCCGGCAGGCTGGATGATCTTCGCATCCCGCCCGGCAACAGGCTCGAAGCACTCAAGGGAGACCGGGCCGGACAGCACAGCATCCGCATCAACGACCAATTTCGTGTCTGTTTTCGCTGGACCGAAGCCGGGGCCGAAGATGTGGAGATTGTCGATTACCATTAG
- a CDS encoding oligopeptide ABC transporter ATP-binding protein: MSDELLRVENLCKAFPLGGGFLEGKKRWLKAVDRVSLHLEKGETLGLVGESGSGKSTVGNLILRLLDADSGSVRFEGVDVTRLSGAELTRARARMQVVFQDPQSSLDPRMTVGNIVSLPLKILGLAKGGELRERAAASLAEVGLGPECLDRYPHEFSGGQRQRIGLARALVADPAFVVMDEPTSALDVSVQAQILNLMGDLQARRGHAYLFISHDLTVVRHVSRRIAVMYLGAIVETAPTEKLFETPGHPYTRALLASVPVPDPAQRRNLARLTGDVPSPVDLPPGCRFHPRCPEAMPCCASVEPPSVELSPGHVAVCHLHNQRNTP, translated from the coding sequence ATGAGCGACGAACTGCTTCGCGTGGAGAACCTGTGCAAGGCCTTCCCCCTCGGCGGCGGCTTTCTGGAGGGGAAAAAACGCTGGCTCAAGGCCGTGGACCGGGTTTCCCTGCACCTGGAAAAAGGCGAAACCCTGGGCCTGGTGGGCGAGTCGGGCAGCGGCAAGAGCACCGTCGGCAACCTCATCCTGCGCCTGCTGGACGCCGACAGCGGCTCCGTGCGCTTCGAAGGGGTGGACGTGACACGGCTCTCGGGCGCGGAGCTGACCCGGGCCAGAGCCCGAATGCAGGTCGTCTTCCAGGATCCGCAGAGTTCCCTGGACCCGCGCATGACCGTGGGCAACATCGTCTCCCTGCCGCTCAAAATCCTCGGGCTGGCCAAGGGGGGCGAACTGCGCGAACGCGCCGCCGCCAGCCTGGCCGAAGTCGGCCTGGGGCCCGAGTGCCTGGACCGCTACCCCCACGAATTCTCCGGCGGCCAGCGCCAGCGCATCGGCCTGGCCCGCGCCCTGGTGGCCGACCCGGCCTTCGTGGTCATGGACGAGCCCACCAGCGCCCTCGACGTCTCGGTGCAGGCCCAGATCCTGAACCTCATGGGCGACCTGCAGGCCAGACGCGGCCACGCCTACCTGTTCATCTCCCACGACCTGACCGTGGTCCGGCACGTCAGCCGGCGCATCGCGGTCATGTACCTGGGCGCCATCGTCGAGACCGCGCCCACGGAAAAACTTTTCGAGACCCCGGGACACCCTTACACGCGGGCCCTGCTGGCCTCGGTCCCCGTGCCCGACCCGGCGCAGCGCCGCAACCTGGCCCGCCTGACCGGCGACGTGCCGAGCCCCGTGGACCTGCCGCCGGGCTGCCGCTTCCACCCGCGCTGCCCCGAGGCCATGCCATGCTGCGCAAGCGTCGAGCCGCCAAGCGTCGAGCTCTCGCCCGGGCACGTGGCCGTCTGTCATCTCCACAACCAGAGGAACACACCATGA
- a CDS encoding methionine ABC transporter ATP-binding protein, with protein MSAPLLDIRGLSISFGTYQGRAHVLDRASLTVNQGEVMGLVGETGCGKSVLSRAVLRIIPSPPGSIDAGEILFEGRDLLKLPRTDMRRLRGERISMIFQEPMNSLNPVFTVGNQMREVVRAHRSASRAEATDACLEMLAAVRLPEPASVLRAYPHELSGGMRQRVMIAMALICNPSLLLADEPTTALDVTVQGQILAILAELAERQGLSILFVTHDMGVVAQLCNRVAVMYAGQVVEVADVQSIFARPAHPYTRGLIASIPGRSSGGELYAIPGSVPSPIDPPPGCRFRPRCPHAASSECGGIAPEMIRVAPDHSVACHLFNQDGLS; from the coding sequence ATGAGCGCCCCCCTGCTCGACATCCGCGGCCTCTCGATCAGCTTCGGCACCTACCAGGGCCGGGCGCACGTGCTGGACAGAGCGTCCCTGACCGTGAACCAGGGCGAGGTCATGGGCCTGGTGGGCGAGACGGGCTGCGGCAAGTCCGTGCTCTCGCGCGCCGTGCTGCGCATCATCCCCTCCCCGCCCGGCAGCATCGACGCCGGCGAAATCCTCTTCGAGGGACGGGACCTGCTGAAGCTGCCGCGCACGGACATGCGCAGGCTGCGCGGCGAACGCATCTCCATGATCTTCCAGGAACCCATGAACAGCCTCAATCCCGTCTTCACCGTGGGCAACCAGATGCGCGAGGTGGTCCGCGCCCACCGCAGCGCGAGCCGGGCCGAGGCCACGGACGCGTGTCTGGAGATGCTCGCGGCCGTGCGCCTGCCGGAGCCCGCATCCGTGCTCCGGGCCTACCCTCACGAACTTTCGGGCGGCATGCGCCAGCGGGTCATGATCGCCATGGCGCTGATCTGCAACCCGTCCCTGCTCCTGGCCGACGAGCCGACCACGGCCCTGGACGTGACCGTGCAGGGCCAGATCCTGGCCATCCTGGCCGAACTGGCCGAGCGCCAGGGGCTGTCCATCCTCTTCGTGACCCACGACATGGGGGTGGTCGCCCAGCTCTGCAACCGCGTGGCCGTCATGTACGCCGGCCAGGTGGTCGAGGTGGCCGACGTGCAGAGCATCTTCGCCCGGCCGGCGCACCCGTACACCCGTGGCCTCATCGCCTCCATCCCGGGGCGGTCCTCGGGCGGGGAGCTCTACGCCATTCCCGGCAGCGTCCCGAGCCCCATCGATCCGCCGCCGGGCTGCCGCTTCCGCCCCCGCTGCCCCCACGCCGCGAGCAGCGAGTGCGGCGGAATCGCCCCGGAGATGATCAGGGTCGCCCCGGATCACAGCGTGGCCTGCCATCTTTTCAACCAGGACGGCCTGTCATGA
- a CDS encoding D-ala-D-ala transporter subunit, with amino-acid sequence MAAHPIFRELKLTLRILSRNPSAVIGGVVIAVMVLLAIGAPLLAPFDPVKLSLADRLMPPGAAHYFGTDELGRDIFSRVLYGARISLSIGLLVITVAGVTGALIGATSGYFGGKIDNVIMRLMDVILSFPSLILALALAAAMGPSLVNAILATAFVMIPKFARLVRGEALVVREMPYVAASRVAGAGHGFIIRRHILPNCLNSAIVLATLTLGDAILIAASLSFIGLGAQPPTPEWGAMIASGRKFLMDQWWYATFPGLFILFTVIGFNIFGDALRDVLDPRIRR; translated from the coding sequence GTGGCCGCACACCCGATCTTCCGCGAACTGAAGCTCACCCTGCGCATCCTCTCGCGCAACCCCTCAGCCGTCATCGGCGGCGTGGTCATCGCCGTCATGGTCCTGCTGGCCATCGGCGCGCCGCTCCTGGCGCCCTTCGACCCGGTGAAGCTGTCCCTCGCCGACCGACTCATGCCGCCCGGCGCGGCCCACTACTTCGGTACCGACGAACTCGGCCGCGACATCTTTTCACGCGTGCTCTACGGCGCGCGCATCTCCCTCTCCATCGGCCTGCTGGTCATCACCGTGGCCGGTGTGACGGGCGCCCTCATCGGGGCGACGTCCGGGTATTTCGGCGGGAAAATCGACAACGTCATCATGCGCCTCATGGACGTCATCCTGTCCTTTCCGTCGCTGATCCTGGCCCTGGCCCTGGCCGCAGCCATGGGGCCGAGCCTGGTGAACGCCATCCTGGCCACAGCCTTCGTCATGATCCCGAAATTCGCGCGACTCGTGCGCGGCGAGGCCCTGGTAGTGCGCGAGATGCCTTACGTGGCCGCCAGCCGGGTGGCCGGGGCCGGGCACGGCTTCATCATCCGCCGCCACATCCTGCCCAACTGCCTCAATTCCGCCATCGTCCTGGCCACCCTGACGCTCGGCGACGCCATCCTCATCGCCGCGTCCCTGTCCTTCATCGGCCTGGGCGCCCAACCGCCGACCCCGGAATGGGGGGCCATGATCGCCTCGGGACGCAAATTCCTCATGGACCAGTGGTGGTACGCGACCTTCCCGGGCCTGTTCATTCTTTTCACGGTCATCGGCTTCAACATCTTCGGCGACGCCCTGCGCGACGTCCTGGATCCGAGGATCAGGCGATGA
- a CDS encoding peptide ABC transporter permease: MRILAYIIKRVLAAIPVLIGVSILTFIISHAIPGDPARIIVGPKASKEAVESIRREHGLDRPLPVQYVRYMKGLVQGDLGQSIRNHRPVTKDLADFFPATLELTMASLVLCLTVGIPLGILAAVRRNRLADHVARVFSVIGVSTPVFWLGLMLLLLFYRNLGWLPGSGRLDITSSPPAAVTGLYVIDAILARDWALLKEVLSHLILPAFCLSYVYLAVITRIVRSSMIAVLGQDYITTAKANGLSTARVIFKHAFKNSLIPTVTIAGLSLGELLGGAILTETIFAWPGMGKYVVDSINSLDFPAIMGFTLLASTAYVVINLAVDVLYAFLNPRIRY; encoded by the coding sequence ATGCGGATACTCGCCTACATCATCAAGCGCGTCCTGGCCGCCATCCCGGTGCTCATCGGGGTGAGCATCCTGACGTTCATCATCTCCCACGCCATCCCCGGCGACCCGGCCCGCATCATCGTCGGGCCCAAGGCCAGCAAGGAGGCCGTGGAGTCCATCCGCAGGGAGCATGGCTTGGACAGGCCCCTGCCCGTGCAGTACGTGCGCTACATGAAGGGCCTCGTGCAGGGCGACCTGGGCCAGTCCATCCGCAACCACCGACCCGTGACCAAGGACCTGGCCGACTTCTTCCCGGCCACGCTCGAACTGACCATGGCCAGCCTCGTCCTCTGCCTGACCGTGGGCATCCCGCTCGGCATCCTGGCCGCCGTGCGGCGCAACCGCCTGGCCGACCACGTCGCCCGGGTCTTCTCGGTCATCGGCGTGTCCACCCCGGTCTTCTGGCTGGGGCTCATGCTGCTCCTGCTCTTCTACCGCAACCTCGGCTGGCTCCCGGGCTCGGGGCGCCTGGACATCACCAGCTCGCCGCCGGCGGCCGTGACGGGCCTCTACGTCATCGACGCCATCCTGGCCCGGGACTGGGCCCTGCTCAAAGAAGTGCTGAGCCACCTCATCCTGCCGGCCTTCTGCCTGTCGTACGTTTACCTGGCGGTCATCACGCGCATCGTGCGCTCGTCCATGATCGCGGTCCTGGGGCAGGACTACATCACCACGGCCAAGGCCAACGGCCTGTCCACGGCCCGGGTCATTTTCAAGCACGCCTTCAAGAACTCGCTCATCCCCACCGTGACCATCGCCGGCCTGTCCCTGGGTGAACTCCTCGGCGGGGCCATCCTGACGGAAACCATCTTCGCCTGGCCGGGCATGGGCAAGTACGTGGTGGACTCCATCAACTCGCTCGATTTTCCGGCCATCATGGGCTTCACCCTGCTGGCCAGCACGGCCTACGTGGTCATCAACCTCGCGGTGGACGTGCTCTACGCCTTCCTCAACCCGCGCATCCGCTACTAG
- a CDS encoding peptide ABC transporter substrate-binding protein — translation MRIWTLCLLLLIGSMAPAAFAADKDTLVVAVSSDIHSLDPGVSSDNYDWRQIYPCYDRLVKYKVENGVGLTEVEPMVAESWTVSDDGLKWTFKIRKGIAFDDGTPLNAEAVRFSLDRTIAIGKGPADNISAIASMTALDEYTLEITLKNPYGPFLQTLATDGASIVNPKVAAKAVGDDKAQAFLAENVDGSGPFRIAEWTRGQRCVLEAKENYWGDKPKLKKVIIRFMSESADRRMALEQGDVDIAENILIDQIPALEKNKDIVVNRFPSQMVEYVYVNCQNEKLKNPAVRQALSYAVDYKGIIDHVLQGNGVQMRGPIPDGMWGHRGDVFQYKLDVAKAKELLKSAGAENLELTLIYSERRATWEQIALVMQANLADIGVKLNLELMANPTLRDKIDKGDFELCLGAWSPDFADPYMFMNFWFDSAKQGLPGNRSFYKNEKVDELVRKAETLSDVEERKKLYSEAQDIIMQDAPYIFLYQIQTIVPLRANVEGYVFNPMLESMYNFESISKK, via the coding sequence ATGCGCATCTGGACACTTTGTCTTCTCCTCTTGATCGGTTCCATGGCCCCCGCGGCCTTTGCCGCGGACAAGGACACCCTTGTCGTCGCCGTTTCCTCGGACATCCATAGCCTGGATCCGGGCGTGTCGAGCGACAACTACGACTGGCGGCAGATCTACCCCTGCTACGACCGCCTGGTGAAGTACAAGGTCGAGAACGGCGTCGGCCTGACCGAGGTGGAGCCCATGGTCGCCGAGTCCTGGACCGTGTCCGACGACGGCCTGAAATGGACCTTCAAGATCCGCAAGGGCATCGCCTTCGACGACGGCACGCCGCTCAACGCCGAAGCAGTGCGCTTCTCCCTGGACCGCACCATAGCCATCGGCAAAGGGCCGGCCGACAACATCAGCGCCATCGCCTCCATGACCGCCCTTGACGAATACACCCTCGAAATCACGCTGAAAAACCCCTACGGCCCGTTCCTGCAGACCCTGGCCACCGACGGCGCGTCCATCGTCAATCCCAAGGTCGCGGCCAAGGCCGTCGGCGACGACAAGGCCCAGGCCTTCCTGGCCGAAAACGTGGACGGCAGCGGCCCCTTCCGCATCGCCGAGTGGACCCGCGGGCAGCGCTGCGTGCTCGAGGCCAAGGAAAACTACTGGGGCGACAAGCCGAAACTCAAGAAGGTCATCATCCGCTTCATGTCCGAGTCCGCCGACCGCCGCATGGCGCTTGAGCAGGGCGACGTGGACATCGCCGAAAACATCCTCATCGACCAGATCCCGGCCCTGGAGAAGAACAAGGACATCGTGGTCAACCGCTTCCCCTCGCAGATGGTCGAGTACGTCTACGTCAACTGCCAGAACGAGAAGCTCAAGAACCCCGCCGTGCGCCAGGCTCTGTCCTACGCCGTGGATTACAAAGGCATCATCGACCACGTCCTGCAGGGCAACGGCGTGCAGATGCGCGGGCCCATCCCCGACGGCATGTGGGGACACCGGGGGGATGTCTTCCAGTACAAGCTCGATGTCGCCAAGGCCAAGGAGCTGCTCAAGTCCGCCGGCGCCGAGAACCTGGAGCTGACCCTCATCTACTCCGAACGCCGCGCCACCTGGGAGCAGATCGCACTCGTCATGCAGGCCAACCTGGCCGACATCGGCGTGAAGCTGAACCTGGAACTCATGGCCAACCCGACCCTGCGCGACAAGATCGACAAGGGCGACTTCGAGCTGTGCCTGGGCGCCTGGAGCCCGGACTTCGCCGACCCCTACATGTTCATGAACTTCTGGTTCGACTCGGCCAAGCAGGGCCTGCCCGGCAACCGCAGCTTCTACAAGAACGAAAAGGTTGACGAACTCGTCCGCAAGGCCGAAACCCTCTCCGACGTGGAAGAACGCAAGAAGCTCTACAGCGAGGCCCAGGACATCATCATGCAGGACGCCCCCTACATCTTCCTGTACCAGATCCAGACCATCGTGCCCCTGCGGGCCAACGTTGAGGGCTACGTGTTCAACCCCATGCTCGAATCCATGTACAATTTCGAGTCCATCTCGAAGAAATAA
- a CDS encoding HIT family protein codes for MKHFKLHPTLAADCHDLGVWRDLRLLLHRDAHVPWIILVPETSITEWHELPGDLHRQLLAASTLLARMLKTDFACDKVNVAAIGNMVPQFHYHVIGRWRTDPYWPGVVWGRVEPGRVYGESEVKDMRIRSQACMADSGES; via the coding sequence ATGAAACACTTCAAGCTCCACCCCACCCTGGCCGCGGATTGCCACGATCTTGGAGTCTGGCGCGATCTGCGCCTTCTCCTGCACAGGGACGCCCATGTGCCCTGGATCATCCTCGTTCCCGAGACATCGATCACCGAGTGGCACGAGCTGCCCGGCGACCTGCACCGGCAGCTTCTGGCCGCATCCACGCTCCTGGCCCGCATGCTCAAGACGGACTTTGCCTGCGACAAGGTCAATGTCGCGGCCATCGGCAATATGGTGCCGCAGTTCCACTACCATGTCATCGGCCGCTGGAGGACGGATCCCTACTGGCCCGGCGTGGTCTGGGGCCGCGTTGAACCGGGGCGCGTCTACGGCGAGAGCGAGGTCAAGGACATGCGCATCCGTTCTCAGGCCTGCATGGCCGACTCCGGGGAGAGCTGA